The Nitrososphaerota archaeon genome includes the window CTGAATATCTAGAACCAAAGTCTTTGGTTATTGAACACTGGTTCCTTCCTCAACCCTCGCAAGATAAATAACACGTTTGGGGCGCCGCTGGCACTTGGTCCTCTACTCCTACGATTCAGGGGCCATAGCATGGGTCCTCGCCGCCACCGCCCTCGTGATGATAATGACCCCCGCCGTCGGCTTCTTCTACGGAGGACTGGTGCGTCGGAAGAATCTCATCTCGACCATAGTGCAGACCCTCACCATCTTCGCAGTCGTCAGCCTCGTGTGGGCCCTCTGGGGCTACAGCCTGGCCTTCGCCCCGTCCGTGAACGGGATCGTGGGGGACCTCTCCAAGGTCGGCCTGAACAACGTCGGGGCGGCTCCCAACCCGTCATACTCAAACGGGATTCCTGAACTGCTCTACTTCGCATTCCAACTCAAGTTCGCGGCCATCACCCCAGCGCTGATCATAGGCGCATTCGCTGAAAGGGTCCGTTTCAAGGCCCTCCTCCTGTTCACCGTGCTCTGGGCCACCTTCATCTACGCGCCCATCGCCCACTGGGTCTGGGGAGACGGGGGCTGGCTCAGGAACATGGGGGTCATCGACTTCGCAGGGGGGCTCGTAGTCCACATTTCCGCGGGCGTTTCGGCCCTGGCAGCGGCCGTGGTCGTTGGGAGGCGCCAGGGGATTCAAAAGTCGGATGAAGTCCGGCCCAACAACATTCCCTACGTGATCCTTGGCGCAGCCATCCTCTGGTTCGGGTGGTTCGGGTTCAACGGGGGGAGCGCCCTCGCGGCCAACGAGATCGCAGTCCAGGCGCTGGTGAACACGAACCTCGCGGCCGCAGCGGGCGCCGTGAGCTGGATGCTGGTCGACTGGTGGCGCAAGGGCAAGCCCTCGGCCGTCGGAATCTCTATTGGTGCGGTCGCAGGCCTGGTGGCAATCACCCCCGCGGCCGGGTACGTCGGGGCTGGGCCCGCGATGTTCATCGGCCTCGTCGTCGGCGTCATCTCGAACTCCATAGCGAACTGGAGGTCGAGCAGGATGATATTCGACGACTCCCTCGACGTATTCGC containing:
- a CDS encoding ammonium transporter, whose product is MVLYSYDSGAIAWVLAATALVMIMTPAVGFFYGGLVRRKNLISTIVQTLTIFAVVSLVWALWGYSLAFAPSVNGIVGDLSKVGLNNVGAAPNPSYSNGIPELLYFAFQLKFAAITPALIIGAFAERVRFKALLLFTVLWATFIYAPIAHWVWGDGGWLRNMGVIDFAGGLVVHISAGVSALAAAVVVGRRQGIQKSDEVRPNNIPYVILGAAILWFGWFGFNGGSALAANEIAVQALVNTNLAAAAGAVSWMLVDWWRKGKPSAVGISIGAVAGLVAITPAAGYVGAGPAMFIGLVVGVISNSIANWRSSRMIFDDSLDVFACHGAGSMWGVIATGIFASTLINPGGPNGALFGNGNQLLLEGFAIVIVSAFAFVGSYLLLKAIGLVTPLRVSSEEEELGLDQSEHGEDAYN